The sequence AATGATTTAAACATATTTGTAATTGTTTATAATTAGTCTGTATTTATCCTGCTGCTGTGCGCATAGGACCTTCTCTGTTTGCATTAACGAATTGATGTGCATATGAATCTGTTGATTGTGCCATTTCATCTGGTGTACCTTGCCAGACTATCCCTCCATCATATAACATAATTATCCTATCCGCAGTCCTCTTTATAGTTGACATTTGATGAGTTACAACTATTGATGCAGCATCGAGTTCGCTCTTAAGTTGTGCAATATAATCCTCGATGACGGTAGAAGAAACAGGGTCGAGTCCTGCTGTTGGTTCATCATATAGAATAATTTTGGGATTAGTAACTATTGCCCTTGCAAAGCTAACACGCTTTTGCATGCCGCCCGATAATTCACTTGGGACCTTATCTTCAATGTCCGAAAGGCCTACTAGTCTAAGCTTTTCTTTAACCACTTCTTTAATTTGATCTTCAGTATAAAGCTTTTTAAACTCTTTTCTTTCTTTAAGTGCAAAGGCAACGTTTTCGTAAATGTTTAAAGAGTCAAATAAAGCTGAATACTGAAATACCATGCCGATATTATTGTCACCCAGTTTGATATTTCCCGAGTCTGGTAAAGTAAGTCCACTTATGATTTTAAGGATTGTACTTTTGCCTGACCCGCTAAATCCTACTATTGCTAGAGTTTCACCAGCATTAACGTCAAAACTGACATCTTTCAAGACAATTTTATCATCAAAGCTTTTATATATGTTTTTAAGTTGAATTAACATCATTATGCCTTTTATTCAAAAAATAATAACGAGATTATGTAATCTACAACTACAACAGCTACAAATGACCATACTACTGCTTTTGTAGTGGACCTGCCTACATCCTTTGCGCCACCTTGAGTTTTATAGCCCAGAGATGAACTTATTAATGCAATCATACCACCAAATATACAGGCTTTTAAGAGACTAACAAATATATCTTTTCCACTTAGTCCTCTCCAGACTGAATCGATATAATTTAGCACGCTCAATTCAGATACGATGTTGGTGGTAATCATGCCACCTATAATTCCTACCGTATTAGCGAGGATAATCACAAATGGCATTATAAAAAAGCCAGCCAGAATTCTGGGAACAATAAGAAAATATATAGGATCAACTCCAAGAACCCTCATGGCGTCAATTTGTTCGGTAACTTTCATGGTTCCAATTTCAGCTGCCATTGATGAACCCACCATCGATATTACCGCAAAACTTCCCATTATAGGGCCAATTTCCCTAATAATGGATACTNNNNNNNNNNNNNNNNNATAATCCCCAGCTCCCTGTTTGACCATTTCATAGGCAATCTGAAGAGCAATGATCATTCCCGATATCCCAACCATTGATAAAGTCATAAGTAAAGAATCAAATCCGAATATTGCTGATTGATTTATTGTGTTTTTTAGATTGATACATCCAGTAGCAATGCATCTTAATGCGCTTATAAGATTTATTCCTATTAGACCCAAGGTTTCAAGCCAGTCAATACTATCTTTAGCCAAACTGGATAAAAGTTTATAGGTTAATGTATTTTTAAATATTTTTATTGTTTTACTCATTTCATTAATAGGATAGTTTTTTAAAAGATTTTGTCAAGAAAGATAAAGATGAAAAAACTTATACTAACATAACCATTAACATTAAAGAAAGCTGCATTAATCTTAGAAAGATCATCTTCTTTTAATAGGGAATTTTCATATATTAATAAAACACCTGTTAAAATTAAGCCAATCCAGTAAAATAAACCAACAGGATAGATACTGCCTAATATTATTAATAATAATACAGTAGTGCTATGAAAGATTTTTGCTATTAACAAACTGTTTTTTATTCCAAGCCAGGCTGGAATACTGAAGAGATTGTTTGTTTTATCGAATTCTATATCCTGTATAGCGTAAATGATATCAAATCCACCAACCCAGAAAACAATTGCTAATCCCCATAAAATAACTGGTAAAGTAATTTCGCTGCTTACAGCTATCCATCCTCCAGCTGCTGCAGCTCCTAAAGCTGATCCTAGTACTAAGTGTGAGAGATTAGTGAATCTTTTAGTGTATGAATAAACTATCAAAATTGCTATAGCTACAGGTAATAATTGTTTGCATACTAAAGGTAACTGCCAGGTAGCAAATATTAAAAGTCCAAAAGAAAAAATTGCAAGAAATAAGGCAGACATTTTTTTGATTTTTCCAGTAGGAATTGCTCTATTTGCTGTTCTTGGGTTTTTTTTATCAATATCAGCGTCAATTACCCTGTTTAATGCCATAGCAGCAGTTCTGCCACCAATCATAGCAACTATAACCCATAAAAAAGTATTAATTTGAGGCCAACTATCAGGCTTAGCAAGCAGCATTCCTGATAGGGCAAAAGGTAGAGCAAATATGGTATGCTCGAACTTAATTAATTCAAAGTATTCTAATATTTTGAATTTAACTTTTTTTATTATTGTAGTCATCAAACTCAGCTCCTTTAATCAAGTATTGCAGAAAAGAGCTAGTAGATCCAATGGTAAATGTCAGAGCACCTTAAAAGAAAAAATTAAGTAATTCATATGGGAATGTTCTCGAAGCAATCTTATTTGCCGAGAAAACATTCCCATACTCTCAAAATATTTAAAATTTATTATCCGATTTTTACTTTTTTGGTTTTTTGTTTTTCCTCTTCCGTTTTTGGCAGTGTTACTGTTAATATACCGTCTTTAAATTCTGCGGATACTTTTGTATTATCAATATTAGAAGGTAATTCTAAGGTTCTGATGAATTTACCGTATCTAAGTTCGCTTCTATAGGTGTTTTCTTTT comes from Candidatus Melainabacteria bacterium RIFOXYA2_FULL_32_9 and encodes:
- a CDS encoding 4-hydroxybenzoate octaprenyltransferase, producing the protein MTTIIKKVKFKILEYFELIKFEHTIFALPFALSGMLLAKPDSWPQINTFLWVIVAMIGGRTAAMALNRVIDADIDKKNPRTANRAIPTGKIKKMSALFLAIFSFGLLIFATWQLPLVCKQLLPVAIAILIVYSYTKRFTNLSHLVLGSALGAAAAGGWIAVSSEITLPVILWGLAIVFWVGGFDIIYAIQDIEFDKTNNLFSIPAWLGIKNSLLIAKIFHSTTVLLLIILGSIYPVGLFYWIGLILTGVLLIYENSLLKEDDLSKINAAFFNVNGYVSISFFIFIFLDKIF